The Brassica rapa cultivar Chiifu-401-42 chromosome A10, CAAS_Brap_v3.01, whole genome shotgun sequence genome segment GGTGAAACTTCTAAACCAAAAAGAGACTTACGAAATGAACCAACCAAGACTTGTCATGACTTTTCTGCCGGTGACAGGAGCACACTGGGCAGGAAAGATCGTGATAAAGTGCCTTGAGACTGGACTCGAAGCCGAGTTGCAACTACTCTCTGATTCATTCTTGAGTAGATTCACAGGAAATAACAAGAGATCCATTAAAGGCAAGATCTTTGAATCTTCCTCTGGGAGACGACTCTATGAACTCTTTGGACAATGGGACAGGTAACAAACAAACAGAACCCATCTTTCAAATCTTATTACAAGTTACAAAACATAACTTAGTGTGTACATAAAATGTTTTCAGAACCGTTACTGCAAAAAATCTGAAGACTGGAGAGGTCGAGGTTATATACAACGCGAGTGAAAACATTGCAGAGCTCAAAACGCCCATCGTCAAGAACCTGCAGGAGGTGAGCGCGAGCGAGTCGGCGATGGTGTGGAGCGAGGTCAGCGAAGGAATCATGAAGCAAGAGTGGGAGAAAGCAAGAGAAGGCAAGAGAGATGTGGAGGAGAAACAGAGAGAGTCTCGGAGGCAAAGAGAGGCTTCTGGACAATCATGGATTCCAAAGCATTTCTCTGTGGTTCGAGCTGGTAAAGACTGGGACTGTGTTCCATTACAGCCTAGAGTTCCCCAAGCTCCTATTGTTGTACCTCTCtgattcatat includes the following:
- the LOC103845164 gene encoding oxysterol-binding protein-related protein 4C; this encodes MAEEEEGMRKQVVLAKPFSLDDEKDSEHTTSNLIQRILSLFKNVRPGSDLTNFQLPPQLNLPRSQLQCYGEMVYSLNGQDLLGECGRREQPIERFKSIVTWNISTLRPLIFGLAPYNPIVGETHHVSNGHVNVLVEQISHHPPVSALHATHEKENIDVTFCQYFTPKFRGAYVDVEVKGKRVVKLLNQKETYEMNQPRLVMTFLPVTGAHWAGKIVIKCLETGLEAELQLLSDSFLSRFTGNNKRSIKGKIFESSSGRRLYELFGQWDRTVTAKNLKTGEVEVIYNASENIAELKTPIVKNLQEVSASESAMVWSEVSEGIMKQEWEKAREGKRDVEEKQRESRRQREASGQSWIPKHFSVVRAGKDWDCVPLQPRVPQAPIVVPL